One Candidatus Lokiarchaeota archaeon genomic window carries:
- a CDS encoding GTP-binding protein — translation MMSHKQSSVPVYKVILIGDASVGKSSLIRRLLLDEFDEQYTATVGVDLSAVALSIGEITPVILTAIDLGGQADFDELRSKYYQGAHFACLVYDISDQYSFERLEHWYG, via the coding sequence ATGATGTCGCATAAACAATCTTCGGTTCCAGTGTACAAAGTCATTCTGATAGGCGACGCCAGTGTAGGCAAATCATCCCTGATTCGAAGACTCCTCTTGGACGAATTCGATGAACAATATACCGCAACTGTTGGTGTCGACTTGAGTGCAGTAGCTCTAAGCATTGGGGAAATAACCCCTGTGATTCTTACAGCGATTGACTTGGGTGGCCAAGCTGATTTTGATGAGTTGCGCTCAAAATACTATCAGGGGGCGCATTTTGCATGCTTGGTCTACGATATTTCCGATCAATATAGCTTTGAAAGACTTGAACACTGGTACGGAG